The proteins below are encoded in one region of Nitrospirota bacterium:
- a CDS encoding YggT family protein, translating to MFVAGNVITAIATILDYVLWLYMWVIIARALISWVNPDPWNPIVQFLDRATEPVLAPIRGWVGWRMGIDLSPIIVILIITFLQIAVVQSLKELALRMN from the coding sequence ATGTTTGTTGCAGGGAATGTCATCACGGCGATTGCGACGATTCTCGATTATGTGTTGTGGCTCTATATGTGGGTGATCATCGCGCGAGCCCTGATCTCCTGGGTCAACCCGGACCCCTGGAATCCCATCGTGCAATTTCTCGATCGCGCGACCGAGCCGGTCTTGGCGCCGATTCGTGGATGGGTCGGCTGGCGCATGGGGATCGATCTATCGCCGATCATCGTGATTCTGATCATTACGTTTTTGCAGATCGCAGTTGTGCAATCACTCAAGGAATTGGCCCTGAGGATGAACTGA
- the ispE gene encoding 4-(cytidine 5'-diphospho)-2-C-methyl-D-erythritol kinase: MINPPLRSSELTVFAPAKINVILRVLDRRPDGFHNLWSIMQTVGLEDEVRIRLCPDRPGIHLSCDAVQLAADQSNLVYRAAAAVLARARQSIGLDIALRKRIPMGAGLGGGSSDAAATIIGLNRLLRLGWSSLEMADVGQALGSDVPFFLFAPSAFVAGRGETVRPVVVEGVRWVLLVNPGFGVNTKWAYQELAAARTGVTSLSQIQHELDRQARVSWPQLAAAAANDFESPVFAAHGKLREIKQHLQAQGAEIALLSGSGATVFGVFADEAAARLAHATFAGEQGMALFVVPTCSGPLLVQEGPPR, translated from the coding sequence GTGATTAATCCGCCACTGCGTTCCTCGGAGCTCACCGTTTTCGCTCCGGCCAAAATCAATGTCATCCTCCGTGTTCTCGACCGCCGTCCCGACGGGTTCCACAATCTCTGGTCGATCATGCAGACGGTCGGGCTCGAAGACGAGGTGCGGATCAGGCTCTGTCCCGACCGGCCTGGCATCCATTTGAGCTGCGATGCCGTGCAGTTGGCGGCGGATCAGAGCAATCTCGTCTATCGCGCCGCCGCCGCGGTCTTGGCGCGAGCCCGGCAATCGATCGGTCTCGACATTGCACTGCGGAAGCGCATTCCCATGGGCGCGGGTCTGGGTGGGGGGAGTAGCGATGCCGCCGCGACGATTATCGGATTGAACCGCCTGTTGCGGTTGGGCTGGTCGTCGCTGGAGATGGCTGATGTCGGGCAAGCGCTGGGGAGCGATGTGCCCTTCTTTCTCTTTGCTCCCTCGGCATTTGTGGCCGGTCGGGGCGAAACGGTTCGTCCAGTCGTGGTTGAAGGGGTTCGCTGGGTCCTGTTGGTCAACCCAGGGTTCGGGGTCAATACCAAGTGGGCCTACCAGGAATTGGCGGCTGCCAGGACCGGAGTCACGTCTTTATCCCAGATCCAGCACGAGCTCGACCGGCAGGCACGGGTGAGTTGGCCGCAATTGGCTGCCGCAGCCGCGAATGACTTCGAGTCCCCGGTCTTTGCTGCGCATGGGAAGCTCAGGGAGATTAAGCAGCACCTGCAGGCGCAAGGGGCTGAGATTGCGTTGTTATCCGGAAGCGGGGCGACGGTGTTCGGGGTCTTTGCGGATGAAGCGGCCGCGCGTCTGGCTCACGCCACGTTTGCGGGTGAGCAGGGAATGGCCTTGTTTGTCGTCCCGACCTGTTCCGGTCCACTCCTCGTGCAGGAGGGGCCTCCGCGATAG
- a CDS encoding CDP-alcohol phosphatidyltransferase family protein has protein sequence MNIPNSLTILRILLIPCYVGLLVYGRFDQALIVLIVAGITDALDGAIARITNQHTKLGAVLDPLADKLLLTSGFITLSLIHLIPSWVTILVVSRDVILMLGTAVAHVTDSHVDITPTFLGKGTTLLQLSYIVMVIFLSSHHVNPAVMPPLLFCMVSFTLMSGLHYLYRGYRHTSATTS, from the coding sequence ATGAATATCCCCAACAGTTTGACCATCCTCCGGATCCTCCTGATTCCCTGCTACGTCGGGTTGTTGGTCTACGGCCGGTTCGATCAGGCGTTGATCGTGCTGATTGTGGCGGGCATCACCGATGCGCTCGATGGGGCGATCGCCCGCATCACGAATCAGCATACGAAGCTGGGGGCTGTGTTGGATCCCTTGGCCGACAAGCTGCTCCTCACGTCCGGATTTATCACGCTCTCGTTGATTCATTTGATCCCCTCGTGGGTCACCATCCTCGTGGTCAGCCGGGATGTGATCTTGATGCTGGGAACGGCGGTGGCGCACGTCACGGATTCTCATGTGGATATTACCCCCACGTTCCTGGGCAAGGGCACGACGCTGCTCCAGCTATCCTATATCGTGATGGTGATATTCCTGAGTTCCCATCACGTCAATCCCGCCGTCATGCCGCCGCTGTTGTTCTGCATGGTCTCCTTTACTCTCATGTCCGGGCTGCATTACCTCTACCGGGGCTATCGGCACACGAGTGCGACCACTAGCTAA
- a CDS encoding ribose-phosphate pyrophosphokinase — translation MSREIKIFSGNANPALAHEICAYLGIKLGEATVASFSDGEIRVKIEENVRGADVFVVQSSCQPVNDSLMELLIIIDALKRSSANRITAVIPYFGYARQDRKDQPRVPISAKLVADLISTAGTDRVLTMDLHAGQIQGFFNIPVDHLYALPVLLDYITKQKVSDLVVVSPDAGGVERARAFAKRLQANLAIIDKRREGPNQTQVMNIIGDVAGKSALLLDDMIDTAGTIVKGAQACLDKGAREVWTACTHAVLTGPALDRIQQSCLKQVIVTNSIPLRGKEKICPKLHQLSVAPLLGEAIRRIHEDESVSSLFA, via the coding sequence ATGAGTCGAGAGATCAAGATATTCTCCGGTAATGCGAATCCGGCCCTGGCCCATGAGATTTGCGCCTATCTCGGGATAAAGCTCGGCGAGGCCACGGTTGCGTCATTTAGTGACGGTGAGATTCGCGTCAAGATCGAGGAAAACGTGCGCGGCGCCGACGTCTTCGTCGTGCAGTCCAGCTGTCAGCCGGTCAATGACTCCCTGATGGAGTTGTTGATCATCATTGACGCGCTCAAACGGTCTTCCGCGAACCGCATCACCGCAGTCATCCCCTATTTCGGCTATGCCCGGCAGGATCGCAAGGACCAGCCGCGGGTGCCTATTTCAGCGAAGCTCGTGGCTGATCTGATCAGCACGGCTGGCACGGACCGTGTCCTCACGATGGACCTCCATGCGGGGCAGATTCAGGGATTCTTCAATATCCCGGTGGACCATCTCTACGCGCTTCCGGTCTTGCTGGATTACATTACCAAGCAAAAGGTCAGTGATCTGGTGGTGGTGTCTCCGGATGCCGGTGGCGTGGAACGAGCCAGAGCATTTGCGAAACGGCTTCAAGCGAATTTGGCCATTATCGACAAGCGGCGTGAAGGACCCAACCAGACGCAGGTGATGAATATCATCGGCGACGTCGCGGGCAAGAGCGCGCTTTTGTTGGACGACATGATCGACACGGCCGGCACCATCGTGAAGGGGGCGCAGGCCTGTCTCGATAAAGGGGCGCGGGAAGTCTGGACCGCGTGCACCCATGCCGTGCTGACCGGGCCGGCGTTGGACCGGATTCAGCAGTCCTGCCTGAAGCAGGTGATCGTCACCAATTCGATTCCATTGCGGGGCAAGGAAAAGATCTGTCCGAAGTTGCATCAATTATCGGTCGCGCCACTCTTGGGTGAAGCGATCCGGCGTATCCATGAAGATGAGTCGGTCAGTTCATTGTTTGCCTAG
- the proC gene encoding pyrroline-5-carboxylate reductase — MSNSTITNKIAFIGGGQMAEALIGGLLAGQLCPAESIWATDPVTARCDHLKSQFGVRVGSANREAIAWADVVVLAVKPQTLPAVLSELGPALAQSLVISIVAGVTIKTIAEQMGGAMRVVRAMPNTPALVREGMTALALGSAVSEEDSRLARTVFEAVGRVVLVEERLMDAVTGLSGSGPAYVFLAIEALADGGVQMGLPRQTAELLAAQTVLGAARLVLESGVHPAQLKDRVASPGGTTIAGLYQLEQGSFRATLMAAVEAATIRSKELGY; from the coding sequence ATGTCTAATTCAACGATCACCAACAAGATTGCATTTATCGGGGGCGGCCAGATGGCCGAGGCCTTGATCGGCGGTCTGCTTGCGGGCCAGCTCTGCCCTGCCGAGTCGATCTGGGCGACCGATCCGGTTACTGCGCGTTGCGATCACTTGAAAAGCCAGTTCGGCGTTCGGGTCGGCTCTGCCAACCGTGAGGCGATCGCCTGGGCCGATGTGGTGGTCTTGGCGGTGAAGCCCCAGACGCTTCCTGCTGTGTTGAGCGAGCTGGGCCCGGCCCTGGCCCAGTCCCTGGTGATTTCGATTGTGGCGGGCGTGACGATCAAGACCATCGCGGAACAGATGGGCGGGGCGATGAGGGTCGTGCGGGCCATGCCGAATACTCCGGCCTTGGTTCGGGAGGGGATGACCGCCCTGGCCTTGGGCAGCGCGGTCTCTGAAGAGGACAGTCGATTGGCTCGGACGGTATTCGAAGCGGTCGGACGGGTAGTGTTGGTCGAAGAACGATTGATGGATGCTGTGACAGGATTGAGCGGCAGCGGCCCGGCCTATGTGTTTCTTGCCATTGAGGCCCTGGCTGACGGGGGCGTCCAGATGGGGCTCCCGCGGCAGACGGCCGAACTGCTTGCCGCCCAAACCGTGCTCGGCGCGGCCCGGCTGGTGTTAGAGTCGGGAGTGCATCCCGCGCAACTCAAAGATCGGGTGGCCTCACCAGGAGGCACCACCATTGCCGGGCTGTATCAACTTGAACAGGGGAGCTTCCGGGCGACGTTGATGGCGGCCGTCGAAGCGGCGACGATACGATCGAAGGAGCTGGGATACTGA
- a CDS encoding sigma-54 dependent transcriptional regulator, translating into MEKILVVDDEKGLREVLNIMLTRAGYAVTEASDGEEAIGYVSREIFDLVITDLRMPKADGMAVLKAVKSSSPETVVLVITAYASADSAVDAMKQGAYDYLTKPFQIDEVQLIIRNALEKRRLSTENILLKREMASQSSFAQIIGQSEAIQKVFDVVRKVADAKSNVLICGESGTGKELVARAIHYNSARSPMPFVAVNCSAVPETLLESELFGHMKGSFTGAMANKAGLFEVANGGTVFLDEIGDTTPTIQVKLLRVIQEREFRRVGGTQDVKVDVRIVAATNKDLEKAVADGSFREDLYYRLDVIPIRLPPLRLRTGDIPLLAKHFLEKFSQESGKPAPVLTPEAMHVLLGHEWRGNVRELENLIERVVAFSAGAPVSDADIRGWLHPPVVAPQPHGVPTDLPEAGVDLEGLINGIEKDLLLQALERTSWVKKKAARLLKLNTRSLRYRLEKYAIKGGRD; encoded by the coding sequence GTGGAAAAGATCCTAGTCGTCGACGACGAAAAAGGTCTGCGCGAGGTCTTGAACATCATGCTCACGCGCGCGGGCTATGCCGTGACCGAAGCCTCGGACGGCGAAGAGGCCATCGGGTATGTGAGCCGGGAGATTTTCGATCTCGTGATCACCGACCTCCGTATGCCGAAAGCCGACGGCATGGCGGTGCTGAAGGCGGTGAAGTCGTCGTCTCCTGAAACCGTGGTGCTCGTCATCACGGCGTATGCGAGCGCGGATTCGGCGGTCGATGCAATGAAGCAGGGCGCCTACGACTACCTGACCAAGCCGTTTCAGATCGATGAAGTGCAGTTGATCATTCGCAACGCGCTGGAGAAGCGACGGCTCTCGACGGAAAATATTCTTTTGAAGCGCGAAATGGCGAGCCAATCGTCGTTTGCGCAAATCATCGGCCAGAGCGAGGCGATCCAGAAGGTGTTCGACGTGGTGCGCAAGGTCGCAGACGCCAAGAGCAATGTGCTGATTTGCGGGGAGAGCGGGACCGGCAAGGAGCTGGTGGCGCGGGCGATTCACTACAACAGCGCCAGGAGCCCCATGCCGTTTGTGGCGGTGAATTGCAGCGCGGTGCCGGAGACCCTGCTCGAAAGCGAGCTTTTCGGCCATATGAAGGGCTCCTTTACCGGCGCGATGGCCAATAAAGCCGGCTTGTTCGAGGTCGCCAATGGCGGCACCGTGTTCCTGGATGAAATCGGCGATACCACCCCGACGATTCAAGTGAAGCTGTTGCGCGTCATTCAGGAGCGGGAGTTCCGTCGTGTGGGAGGAACACAGGACGTGAAGGTGGATGTGCGTATCGTGGCTGCGACCAATAAGGATCTTGAGAAGGCGGTGGCCGATGGCTCCTTCCGTGAGGATTTATACTACCGGCTGGATGTCATCCCGATCAGGCTTCCGCCCTTGCGGCTTCGAACCGGAGATATCCCGTTGCTGGCCAAACATTTCCTGGAGAAGTTTTCTCAGGAAAGCGGCAAGCCGGCCCCGGTCTTGACGCCGGAGGCGATGCACGTGCTCTTGGGCCATGAGTGGCGCGGCAACGTGCGGGAGCTCGAAAACTTGATCGAGCGGGTGGTCGCGTTTTCCGCCGGGGCGCCCGTGTCGGATGCCGATATTCGCGGCTGGCTCCATCCGCCGGTGGTTGCGCCACAGCCGCATGGGGTCCCGACGGATCTGCCGGAGGCTGGGGTGGATTTGGAAGGGCTGATTAACGGCATTGAAAAAGATTTGCTCTTGCAGGCGCTCGAGCGGACCAGCTGGGTCAAGAAAAAGGCCGCCAGGCTCCTCAAGCTCAATACGCGATCGCTCCGCTATCGATTAGAGAAGTATGCGATCAAGGGAGGCCGTGATTAA
- a CDS encoding 50S ribosomal protein L25 → MKFELAVTVRETTGKGAARQLRREGKIPGVLYGQGECLMLTIEPDSLVKILKAQSGGSALVSLTLTGAKSKPKRTALLRDFQVDPVEGNVLHADLFEISMNKPIRVKVPLHLTGGVPAGVKEGGILHHNMRELHIECLPDVLPDFIEVDASGLNISQGLHLKDVVVHEGIRYLDDPEQMVVSVAAPITEAKLESLLASGVAGAEGGKEPEVAAKGKVEGAAGGDAAKAGAAADAKGGDKKGAAAPKAEKKETEKKK, encoded by the coding sequence ATGAAATTTGAACTAGCAGTCACAGTAAGAGAAACAACGGGCAAAGGTGCGGCGCGCCAGCTTCGGCGGGAAGGCAAGATCCCCGGCGTGTTGTACGGGCAGGGCGAATGCCTGATGTTGACGATTGAGCCGGATAGCTTGGTCAAGATTTTGAAGGCCCAGTCTGGAGGGTCCGCGCTCGTGTCGCTCACGTTGACCGGCGCGAAGTCCAAACCGAAACGGACCGCGCTCTTGCGCGATTTTCAGGTCGATCCGGTCGAGGGCAACGTCCTGCATGCGGATTTGTTCGAAATTTCGATGAATAAGCCGATTCGCGTCAAGGTACCCCTGCATTTGACCGGCGGCGTGCCGGCCGGCGTCAAGGAAGGCGGTATCCTGCACCACAATATGCGTGAGTTGCATATTGAATGTCTGCCGGATGTGTTGCCGGACTTCATCGAAGTCGATGCGTCGGGTCTCAACATTTCTCAGGGTCTCCACCTGAAAGATGTGGTCGTGCACGAAGGGATCCGCTATCTCGACGATCCTGAGCAGATGGTGGTGAGCGTGGCGGCGCCGATCACGGAAGCCAAGCTGGAGTCGCTCCTTGCGAGCGGCGTAGCCGGTGCGGAGGGCGGGAAAGAGCCTGAAGTGGCCGCGAAGGGCAAAGTTGAAGGCGCGGCTGGTGGCGATGCGGCGAAGGCTGGCGCGGCTGCCGATGCCAAGGGCGGCGACAAAAAGGGCGCTGCTGCACCAAAAGCTGAGAAGAAAGAAACCGAAAAGAAGAAGTAA
- a CDS encoding serine hydrolase, whose translation MATPQHIAAALQSAIDEGVFPGAQLAVRLRGKLQCLLVAGRLSSEPPGLPVQASTIYDLASLTKPLVTVTSLLLLTQRGKIALDDSLQQIFAELEGAPIGQATVRDLLAHRSGLPGWRPLYERLEARGLVPGEVGGNQSIKSAMLELIRDEPLIYERGERSLYSDLGFILLGLLVERLSGMALDRWCEETIARPLGADPLLFFPVTRNGQVPIDVARIAPTERDERRQRLLRGEVHDENAGAMGGVAGHAGLFGTAESVLAVSGAWLSAYHGKESMLDGALVRQFTARQTSAFQSSWALGWDTPSAPSSSGAYFSEQSFGHLGYTGTSLWIDPLSELEVVLLSNRVHPSRKNEKIKIFRPLIHDLVYREFVARA comes from the coding sequence ATGGCTACTCCACAACATATTGCAGCGGCCTTGCAATCGGCCATCGATGAGGGGGTCTTTCCCGGCGCCCAATTGGCGGTGCGTCTGCGTGGCAAGCTGCAATGTCTGCTGGTGGCAGGACGATTGTCGTCGGAGCCTCCCGGCCTTCCCGTGCAAGCGTCCACGATCTATGACTTGGCCTCTCTCACGAAGCCGCTGGTGACGGTCACCTCGCTCTTGCTCCTGACTCAGCGCGGAAAGATTGCGCTCGATGACTCCCTGCAACAGATCTTTGCAGAGTTGGAAGGGGCGCCGATCGGGCAGGCGACGGTGCGGGATCTTCTGGCCCATCGCTCAGGCTTGCCGGGCTGGCGGCCGTTGTATGAGAGGCTTGAAGCGCGGGGTCTGGTTCCTGGAGAGGTTGGCGGCAATCAGTCCATCAAGTCGGCAATGCTGGAGCTGATTCGTGACGAACCGTTGATCTACGAACGGGGCGAGCGAAGTCTCTACAGCGACCTTGGGTTTATCCTGCTGGGCTTGTTGGTGGAGCGTCTCAGTGGAATGGCCTTGGACCGCTGGTGTGAAGAAACGATCGCAAGGCCGCTGGGAGCCGATCCATTGTTATTTTTCCCCGTAACAAGGAACGGGCAAGTTCCCATCGATGTGGCAAGAATTGCTCCGACTGAGCGGGACGAGAGGCGCCAGCGGCTATTGCGCGGCGAGGTGCATGACGAAAATGCTGGGGCGATGGGCGGGGTTGCGGGCCATGCAGGACTATTCGGGACCGCCGAGTCTGTGCTGGCTGTGTCAGGGGCCTGGCTCAGCGCCTATCACGGGAAAGAGTCGATGCTGGATGGCGCGTTGGTCAGGCAGTTTACAGCGCGTCAAACATCGGCCTTCCAATCCAGTTGGGCCTTGGGATGGGATACTCCGTCTGCTCCGTCCTCTTCTGGAGCCTATTTTTCCGAGCAGTCGTTCGGGCATCTCGGCTATACCGGGACGTCGCTGTGGATCGATCCACTGTCAGAATTGGAAGTGGTGCTGCTCTCCAACCGGGTCCACCCCAGCCGGAAGAACGAGAAGATTAAGATTTTCCGCCCGCTCATTCACGATCTCGTGTACAGGGAGTTTGTGGCGAGGGCATGA
- a CDS encoding ATP-binding protein, whose amino-acid sequence MGLRMALVTLMLGLSLAFQVVKGGRIDTFYALIIATYLLTIPSVFLLRALTAPLVLTIFFWVQVGIDFLLETVLVARTGGVESPFAVLYVMTVAVASLVPRRRVGLLAACFGIILFGLLTNVQLYGLVEGWGWMMPSRLAAPETFQTFGIYALALLVVGILGGTLADQLQQADQSLREKEQGLSRLQVFHENIVRSISSGVFTADATGCITSFNPAAEEATGYTIAQVAGRPWREIFNWHPDQESDESLGDALLTTTRFEVECTRADGNRLILGLTLSPLHGQGAQTGLVGVFKDLTQIRDLEEEMRRKDWLASLGEMSAGMAHEIRNPLGALAGAMQMLRRDATGDETNGRLMDIAIREATRLDNIIAEFLQYARPPALNLAEHDLNKVLAETLDLVQHEARARSNIKIVTTLAAEALAAQVDQNQLRQVFWNMATNAFEAMPEGGQLTISTSCRHIDIAGRKSDVIEIAFHDTGEGIPKQNLDKIFLPFFTTKKEGSGLGLAAVHRIVDLHGGWIKVDSRAGHGSRFVVCMPRSGAAGVRLWHEGRTPWKRS is encoded by the coding sequence ATGGGGCTTCGGATGGCCCTGGTGACCCTGATGCTCGGCCTGTCCCTCGCTTTCCAGGTTGTGAAGGGCGGGCGGATCGACACGTTCTACGCCCTGATCATTGCGACCTATCTGCTGACGATCCCCTCCGTCTTTCTGCTCCGTGCCCTGACCGCCCCACTCGTCCTGACGATATTTTTCTGGGTGCAGGTCGGGATCGATTTTCTCCTTGAGACGGTGCTGGTGGCCAGGACCGGAGGAGTCGAGAGTCCCTTTGCGGTGCTCTATGTCATGACTGTGGCGGTGGCCAGCCTAGTCCCCCGCCGGCGGGTGGGGCTGCTGGCCGCCTGTTTCGGCATCATTCTGTTCGGGCTCTTAACGAACGTTCAGCTCTATGGTCTGGTGGAGGGGTGGGGGTGGATGATGCCGAGCCGGCTGGCGGCGCCTGAAACCTTTCAAACCTTCGGCATCTATGCACTCGCCCTTCTGGTCGTCGGGATTCTTGGCGGCACCTTGGCGGACCAGCTGCAGCAGGCGGACCAATCGTTGCGGGAGAAGGAGCAGGGGCTGAGCCGGCTCCAAGTCTTTCACGAAAATATCGTTCGCAGCATCAGCAGCGGCGTGTTTACGGCAGATGCCACGGGCTGCATTACCTCGTTCAATCCGGCGGCAGAGGAAGCCACCGGCTACACGATTGCGCAAGTGGCAGGCCGTCCCTGGCGCGAGATCTTCAACTGGCACCCGGATCAGGAATCAGACGAGTCGCTCGGCGACGCCTTGCTGACGACGACACGGTTTGAAGTGGAATGTACGAGGGCGGACGGCAATCGCCTGATCCTCGGTCTGACCCTGTCCCCTTTGCATGGGCAGGGGGCGCAGACCGGGTTGGTCGGCGTATTCAAAGACTTGACGCAGATTCGGGATTTGGAAGAGGAGATGCGGCGCAAGGATTGGCTGGCGAGTTTAGGCGAGATGTCGGCCGGGATGGCCCATGAAATCAGGAATCCTCTTGGCGCGCTGGCTGGTGCGATGCAAATGCTCCGGCGGGATGCCACGGGAGACGAAACCAATGGCCGGCTGATGGACATCGCCATTCGGGAGGCGACCAGACTCGACAACATCATTGCCGAATTCCTCCAGTACGCGCGCCCGCCGGCGCTCAATCTCGCCGAGCATGACCTCAATAAAGTGCTTGCTGAGACACTCGATCTCGTTCAACATGAAGCGCGCGCCCGTTCGAACATCAAAATTGTGACGACATTGGCTGCCGAGGCGCTGGCGGCGCAGGTTGATCAGAATCAGCTCCGCCAGGTCTTCTGGAATATGGCCACGAACGCCTTTGAGGCGATGCCGGAAGGCGGGCAGTTGACGATCTCGACGAGCTGCCGCCACATTGATATCGCGGGCCGCAAGAGCGACGTCATCGAAATTGCGTTTCACGACACCGGGGAAGGTATTCCCAAACAGAATCTCGATAAAATCTTTCTTCCGTTTTTTACGACGAAGAAAGAAGGCTCGGGGCTGGGTCTCGCCGCCGTGCATCGCATCGTCGATCTGCATGGGGGCTGGATCAAGGTCGATAGCCGGGCGGGGCATGGCTCGCGGTTTGTGGTATGTATGCCGCGGTCCGGCGCTGCCGGGGTGCGGTTGTGGCATGAGGGACGAACGCCGTGGAAAAGATCCTAG
- a CDS encoding DivIVA domain-containing protein codes for MRITPLDIQQMVFRVGFRGYDKDEVNRFLEELAQTVESLNLDCTVQRERILSLEQQLAELKRTESTLSSTLLSAQSLAEDLKRNAQREADLVVKEAELKAGELIRQARVDLTDTQRDLSALQKQRLLMVERLRASLRMFERMLEVEEQEAFHDAATASENKLAGESRPAL; via the coding sequence ATGAGAATTACACCGCTCGATATTCAGCAAATGGTCTTCAGGGTCGGCTTTCGCGGGTACGACAAGGACGAGGTCAATCGCTTTCTTGAAGAGCTGGCGCAGACGGTCGAATCGTTGAACCTGGACTGTACGGTCCAGCGAGAACGGATCCTGTCGCTGGAGCAGCAGCTTGCCGAGCTGAAGCGGACGGAATCGACCCTGTCGAGCACGCTCTTGTCGGCGCAGTCGCTGGCGGAGGATTTGAAGCGGAATGCGCAGCGCGAGGCGGACCTGGTCGTCAAGGAGGCCGAGCTGAAGGCCGGCGAATTGATCCGTCAGGCCAGAGTCGATCTGACTGATACACAGCGGGATCTGTCGGCGCTCCAGAAACAGCGGTTGCTCATGGTCGAACGGTTGCGCGCGTCGCTGCGGATGTTCGAGCGGATGTTGGAAGTGGAAGAGCAGGAAGCGTTTCATGACGCCGCGACCGCATCGGAGAACAAGTTGGCGGGAGAGTCTCGACCGGCCTTGTGA
- a CDS encoding type II secretion system F family protein has translation MATFAYVGRTRSGASKKGELSAKTRDEAVDQLRKQSVVVTSLEEKKGGAGGFKISFGSGLTDKDLVVFTRQFGTMINAGLPLVQCLEILSTQSENKVLRETIGEVKNQVEAGSTFSDALRRHPKVFDDLYVNLVHAGEVGGLLDTILTRLAKYIEKAMKLKGQIKSAMIYPASIMGVAVIVITVLMLFVIPIFAKMFLELSNGKMALPGPTQVVIDTSNFFIAYWYVILGAIVGTVVGVKKYYATAQGRKVIDTLLLKLPVVGDLIRKASVAKFTRTLGTLLGSGVPLLDGLTICAKTAGNKVIEETLFSARISISGGKTIADPLAASGVFPKMVTHMIAVGESTGALDSMLGKIADFYEDEVDQAVASLTSLLEPAMMVFLGIVIGFIVIAMYLPIFKMASAIG, from the coding sequence ATGGCGACCTTTGCGTATGTCGGGCGAACCAGGTCAGGCGCTTCCAAAAAGGGCGAGCTGAGCGCAAAAACCCGCGATGAGGCGGTGGACCAGCTTCGCAAGCAAAGTGTCGTCGTTACTAGCCTCGAAGAGAAGAAAGGCGGCGCCGGCGGATTCAAGATCAGTTTCGGGTCCGGCCTTACCGATAAAGATCTGGTCGTCTTTACGCGACAATTCGGCACGATGATCAACGCCGGTCTGCCTTTGGTGCAGTGTCTCGAAATCCTCTCGACCCAATCTGAGAATAAAGTGCTGCGAGAGACGATCGGGGAAGTGAAGAATCAGGTGGAAGCCGGTTCGACCTTTTCTGACGCCTTGCGGCGCCACCCGAAAGTCTTCGACGATCTCTACGTCAACTTGGTGCATGCGGGCGAAGTCGGAGGTCTACTCGACACGATCTTGACGCGTCTCGCCAAATACATTGAAAAGGCGATGAAGCTGAAAGGGCAGATCAAGTCTGCCATGATTTATCCCGCGTCGATTATGGGCGTGGCGGTGATTGTGATCACGGTGCTCATGTTGTTCGTCATTCCCATCTTTGCCAAGATGTTCCTGGAGCTGTCGAATGGGAAAATGGCTCTGCCCGGTCCGACGCAAGTGGTCATCGATACCAGCAATTTTTTCATCGCGTACTGGTACGTCATTCTTGGGGCCATTGTGGGGACGGTTGTGGGGGTGAAGAAATACTATGCGACCGCTCAAGGGCGGAAGGTCATCGATACGTTGCTGCTCAAGCTGCCGGTGGTTGGAGATTTAATCCGGAAAGCTTCGGTCGCCAAGTTCACCAGGACCCTGGGAACCCTCCTTGGTAGCGGTGTGCCGTTGCTGGATGGCTTGACTATCTGTGCCAAGACCGCGGGGAATAAGGTGATTGAAGAGACCCTGTTCAGCGCCCGCATCAGTATCAGCGGGGGTAAGACGATCGCCGATCCCTTGGCCGCCAGCGGGGTCTTCCCGAAGATGGTGACGCATATGATCGCCGTCGGCGAGTCGACCGGCGCGTTGGACAGCATGTTGGGGAAAATCGCAGATTTTTACGAAGACGAAGTGGATCAGGCTGTGGCTTCTCTGACCTCATTGCTGGAGCCGGCGATGATGGTGTTCTTGGGAATTGTCATTGGATTTATCGTGATCGCGATGTATCTCCCGATCTTCAAAATGGCTTCTGCCATCGGCTAG